Genomic window (Shewanella psychropiezotolerans):
TGAGCTGGCTATTATCACAAACGCGAGCAGACTGAAGATATATCGGATTGATTTCATGTTTCACCTTTAAATGGAATGGTCATATACCTAAGGGTATTGTCGCCATCGATGGGGCAAGGTTATTGAAACCGTCTCTCTATATCAATCGAATTCAGGCTTAATTCGTGATAAATCCAAATAATGATAATCTATTGAAATTTATGGCAAATAAATATTATATTGTTTTGGTTATAATGAAATGAAATTGTGAGATTCTTGCCTTAAACCTGACCGGAATAAGGTGAAATATGGCAAGAAAATGATGCTGGTTTTGTTGGGAGAAAGGGAGGGTATTGTTAGAGAAAAAACAGGAAATAAAATACCCCTTGTGAAGGTCTATATAAGCAAGCATCTTGTGATATGACAATTTTTTGAGTTTATAGCTTTGTCATTTAATTACCTATGTATCTTTGATTGCTGGAGTGATTATGTGCAGCACACCTAAGACAAGCCTGGCAGCTAAAATGCCTGAAACCCCCTTTAGAAGTTTTATGGCCAGTATGACTCTTGCTCAGCGTAAACGTTTCGCTGAAGTGGCTAATCGTGCCCAAGAGCGCCGAGATAGCACAGAGCATTATCGGCAAGGTCTTTCTAGCCAGCATAAGAGTGTAACTAGTCTAAGCCTATGGGAAAAACTCAAGCAATTATGCGCTCAAACGGTGAACTTGATGGGATAACAAGCTAGGTTTATGGAAGACTCCTAGTGTAACTAAGATCTGGATACGAGTCCTGATCTAAAACGCTTCGGCTACTGATACATGTATCGCATCATTATCCCCTGAGCGGGCGTAATCGAGTCGCAAATCACTTCGGTGTTGTATTGACTTAAAAGGGCGCTTGTAGAAAGCGCCCTTGTAGCTTGTGTCCACACACTATTTTGTGACTGAGAACTTACTTTCCCTTAAGCCTTCTGGCCCCATCTTGTACCGAGCGATGGAACTTGGTTCGGTTACGATCTTTAGCGCGCTTCTGGGCTAAACTCGCCGTATTTAATGCCTGCTCCCGGAGTAACTTCTGGTAGCTGGTTAAACGTCTGGACTCTAGCTCTCCATTGGTTAACGCCATTTGCACCGCGCATCCAGGCTCAGATTGGTGATGACAATCACCAAACCTGCATTGCCTTGCTAAAGAGATGATCTCTTCGAAGGTGTCAGCGACGCCTTGTTCACAATCGGCAAGTTGTAGCTCTCGCATACCCGGTGTATCTAAGAGTAAACCTCCTGATTTCAGTTGATGTAAAGTTCGCCCCGTTGTGGTGTGGCGTCCCTTGCTATCATCCTCCCGAATGTCAGAGGTTAACTGTGACTGGCTCCCTATCAAGCTATTGATGAGTGTTGATTTTCCAACTCCGGATGAGCCCATGACTGCTACTGTTTGCCCCGCAGAGCAATAAGTGTGTAGAGATTGCACGCTCTCTCGTGCTAGCGCATTAACTGTCTCTATCATAGCCAGCGGAGAAATGCCCAATATCTGCTTAATGTAGACTCGAGTGTCATCGCAAAGATCGGCTTTAGTCAGTACGAATACCGGGGTTACCCCGGCTTCATTGGCTAAGGTGAGATATCGCTCTATACGGTTTAAATTAAAGTCATTATTCAAGGATGAGACGATAAATACCGTGTCGACATTGGCCGCAATGAGCTGAGTCTGCACCTTGCTTCCAGGGGCTTTACGGCTAAATAATGAGATACGTTCCAGCCGATGACGAAAGC
Coding sequences:
- the rsgA gene encoding ribosome small subunit-dependent GTPase A; protein product: MNKHNRFSIIKSKTISSSTSSSNSNSLSIDGSTVTHQEKSNDSLTRLGWRPFFAQQVAEENITEIQFAKVMACHRNQFELETSTHTLTLPITNQMPDITVGDWLVLNDDHSFRHRLERISLFSRKAPGSKVQTQLIAANVDTVFIVSSLNNDFNLNRIERYLTLANEAGVTPVFVLTKADLCDDTRVYIKQILGISPLAMIETVNALARESVQSLHTYCSAGQTVAVMGSSGVGKSTLINSLIGSQSQLTSDIREDDSKGRHTTTGRTLHQLKSGGLLLDTPGMRELQLADCEQGVADTFEEIISLARQCRFGDCHHQSEPGCAVQMALTNGELESRRLTSYQKLLREQALNTASLAQKRAKDRNRTKFHRSVQDGARRLKGK